AGCAATCTAAAGTATTCAAAGCGGTATTTTGAGTTACATCTAAAGCGATTAAATTATTATTAGAACAATTCAACTTTTCCAAAGCAGCAAAAGCCTCTATTCCTGTTAATTTATTGATAGATTTAGACGAAACATTCAAACTAATTATATTAGCAATCGCAGAAGTAAGTACTTTTCCGTCTATACTACCAGAATCGTATCCTTGATTGATTAAAGCCTGTTCAAAGTTGACATCAGGGATAACTGTGTACTGTGCTTTAGCAGCAAAACACACAAAAAATGTTACAAATAATGTTATAAAGAGTTTGTTTTTTCTCATATCAGTTATAGTTAAATTTAACTATTGCAAGGTATTGTATTCTCTTATGCCCCACAAGAAAATTATTACCTTTTCTATAATCAGAAAAATAAAATCACAAGTATCACTTACATTTTTAACACTTTGTATTAAGGTTTTTTATTGAAGTTCTTATGATTGATGAGTTTATGAATTTAAAAATTCTGTGTTTTTTGATTAGCTTAAATTTGTTTAAAAAGACTAATCCATCGCTCTAAAATTCCATCTTCACCACACGACTGGGAGTGTTTTTATTATAACAAATTTGTGGATGATATAACATAAAACCAAGTCTATCATAAATTAAAAATTCCAACTTTAGTATTGTGAAACTTGAAGTAAAGTTTTTTTTTCTATCAAATTTTGAATTTCATTAATTGCTGAACCTTTTGTTTCTTTTGATACCAATCATTGTAAACTAAATACAAACTATCAACTTTTAAAGTTCCAAAATCATGATTTTTGTATTTCTCAATATAGTTCATAAAGCTAGCAACATCTTTTAATTTTTCCTTAAACCTTATGACAGTTATATGTGCTGTTATTAATGGGTACCTTTTATCTATGCTTTGTTGCAAAATGGATTGACTGAAATTGTCTCTCAAATTTTCCCGAATAGTATTTAAAGTATTGTCTTTGGGGAAACCCTGAATCATAATAGCCGATTCGGAAGCTGTAATCCCTTTAAATTCAATTTCAAATTCATTTATTGATTCAAGACTTTTACTAATTATTTTGGAATATTCACTGACTGAGATATTCTCAAGATTAAATCCAACATAACAGGATATAATGGACAAAACCGTTATGTGCAAATCAGAATTTGGGTAATAATATTGTTCTGGCTCAAGAATTTTTAGTTCATTCAAGAATTTTTGAATATCATTCTTGACTTCAATTTGAGGCCTTATCAATAATGTCATTCCAAATCTTTGGTCTAATGCATTATCTATCTTTTCATCAATTGAATACTCGCCTTTCAAAATTTTAGGATAAGCCTGATGATATAAATCCTGATATACTTTATTTAATTTTTTATTGTGCATAAAAGATTGAAGAAAATGGTCAATTGGTAAATAAACTACTTTGGTAACAGTCTCTAAAGATAACGTCTATTGTAGGCAGTGCTTTATTTTAATACTTTATACTTCTTATTGTTCAACATTTTCTGTTTTATCCATTGAATTGAAATATCAAAGGGTTCTGTACTATTGGCAAAAACAGTATTGTGCCCTAATGTTGAAAACAAGGTATATTCGAAAAGTTTACCTTTAACTTTAAAGGCATTTAATTGTTCTATACACAGCTTAACTGGAATCTGTATATCTTTCTCTCCAAAAAGCCAAAGCCCAGGAATTGAAAGAGTACCC
The Flavobacterium sp. 5 DNA segment above includes these coding regions:
- a CDS encoding 2'-5' RNA ligase family protein; its protein translation is MHNKKLNKVYQDLYHQAYPKILKGEYSIDEKIDNALDQRFGMTLLIRPQIEVKNDIQKFLNELKILEPEQYYYPNSDLHITVLSIISCYVGFNLENISVSEYSKIISKSLESINEFEIEFKGITASESAIMIQGFPKDNTLNTIRENLRDNFSQSILQQSIDKRYPLITAHITVIRFKEKLKDVASFMNYIEKYKNHDFGTLKVDSLYLVYNDWYQKKQKVQQLMKFKI